A DNA window from Impatiens glandulifera chromosome 7, dImpGla2.1, whole genome shotgun sequence contains the following coding sequences:
- the LOC124946179 gene encoding probable UDP-N-acetylglucosamine--peptide N-acetylglucosaminyltransferase SPINDLY, with product MAELPATVKSEVPAGEETSRRPVVILADLNVDLSETDALDSFSASAAEFTRLSNVGTSQCKIMLSKDSDIAEVEVKPLKRTPKFRSKVNKVEDSLECGADADADHHGQGASSSREEKVSSLKTGLAHVARKMPKNAHAHFILGLMYQRMGQPQKAVFAYQNAADILLRSEEEIDRPELFSLIQIHHAQCLLLGNSEDSISGKEIEPKELEEILCKLKESMNSDVRQASVWNSLGTILLKSGRLQSAISVLEAVQTILPDNMDCLANLGIAYLQSGNLELSEKCFQDLILKDQNHPSALLNYASLLLCKYGSVVPGAGANAGEQASMDQVTAANVATKCLLAAIKTEPKASHLWANLANAYSMTGDHKSSGKCLEKAAKLEPNCLPTRYAVAVHRIRDAERSQNPSEHLSWAGNEMASVFREGDSLTIDPPTAWAGLAMVHKAQHEIVAGFEIEPAELIEVEERAIYSLKQAIAEDPDDPVQWHQLGLHSLCTQQFKIAQKYLKTAVARSKNCSYAWSNLGVSLQLSDETAQAEEVYKRALSLAKGDQAHSIFSNLGNLYRQQKQFDNAKGMFSKALELQPGYAPAYNNLGLVFAVEAKWEEAKYCFQKALIADPLLDAAKSNMVKAEAMCRVCSDLASCLLG from the exons ATGGCGGAGCTACCGGCCACGGTCAAATCAGAAGTTCCTGCCGGCGAAGAGACTTCCAGAAGACCCGTCGTCATCTTGGCTGACCTCAACGTTGACCTGTCCGAGACCGACGCCCTAGATTCTTTTTCCGCCTCCGCTGCAGAGTTTACAAG GTTATCCAATGTCGGAACTAGTCAATGTAAAATCATGTTAAGTAAAGACAGTGATATTGCTGAAGTTGAAGTTAAACCGTTAAAGAGAACGCCTAAATTTCGCTCCAAAGTTAACAAGGTAGAGGATTCTCTTGAATGCGGAGCTGATGCAGATGCTGATCATCATGGTCAGGGTGCTTCCTCGTCTCGTGAGGAAAAAGTTAGCAGCCTCAAGACA GGATTGGCACATGTTGCAAGAAAGATGCCAAAAAATGCTCATGCCCACTTCATACTTGGATTAATGTATCAAAGGATGGGTCAGCCACAAAAG GCAGTTTTTGCATATCAAAATGCAGCAGATATCCTACTTCGCTCGGAGGAAGAAATTGATCGGCCAGAGCTATTCTCATTGATTCAAATCCATCACGCACAG TGCCTGCTGCTGGGAAACTCTGAAGACTCAATTTCAGGGAAAGAAATTGAACCCAAGGAGCTTGAGGAAATTCTTTGTAAATTGAAGGAGTCTATGAATTCAGATGTCCGCCAGGCTTCTGTTTGGAACTCTTTAGGCACAATTCTTCTGAAATCAGGGAGGCTGCAG AGTGCAATATCTGTCTTGGAAGCTGTACAAACTATTCTCCCTGACAACATGGATTGTTTGGCTAATCTTGGGATTGCTTATCTCCAAAG TGGGAATTTGGAGCTTTCAGAAAAATGTTTCCAAGATCTCATTTTGAAGGATCAAAACCATCCTTCAGCACTATTGAACTATGCTTCTCTTCTTTTGTGCAAATATGGATCAGTTGTTCCGG GTGCTGGAGCTAATGCAGGTGAACAGGCTTCGATGGATCAAGTAACGGCGGCCAATGTTGCAACAAAATGTTTACTAGCAGCAATTAAGACAGAACCAAAAGCATCTCATTTATGGGCAAATCTTGCTAATGCGTACTCTATGACTGGTGATCATAAAAGTTCTGGCAAGTGCCTTGAGAAG GCTGCAAAACTTGAGCCCAACTGTCTACCAACTCGATATGCTGTGGCAGTTCATCGGATCAGAGACGCAGAGAGATCTCAAAATCCTTCCGAACATCTTTCCTGGGCTGGAAATGAAATGGCTTCAGTTTTCCGAGAAGGAGACTCACTTACAATTGACCCTCCAACAGCATGGGCTGGCCTCGCAATGGTTCACAAAGCCCAACATGAGATTGTGGCAGGTTTTGAAATTGAGCCAGCTGAGTTGATAGAAGTTGAAGAGCGTGCTATCTACAGCTTAAAGCAG GCTATAGCTGAGGATCCAGATGATCCAGTTCAGTGGCACCAACTTGGTCTCCATAGTCTTTGTACTCAACAATTTAAGATAGCACAAAAGTACCTCAAGACTGCAGTTGCCCGGTCCAAGAATTGCAGCTATGCATGGTCTAACCTTG GTGTTTCGCTTCAGTTGTCTGACGAGACAGCTCAAGCTGAAGAAGTGTATAAGCGGGCTCTATCCTTGGCAAAAGGCGATCAGGCACATTCAATATTTTCTAACCTGGGGAATCTGTACAGGCAGCAAAAGCAATTTGACAATGCAAAAGGAATGTTTTCAAAAGCGCTTGAACTGCAGCCTGGCTATGCGCCTGCTTACAACAACCTTGGTCTTGTATTTGCTGTTGAGGCTAAATGGGAGGAAGCTAAATACTGTTTCCAAAAGGCTCTTATTGCAGACCCGCTATTGGATGCTGCTAAGTCAAACATGGTTAAGGCTGAGGCAATGTGTAGAGTTTGTTCAGACTTAGCTTCTTGTCTCCTTGGGTGA